The following coding sequences lie in one Azospirillum humicireducens genomic window:
- a CDS encoding fumarylacetoacetate hydrolase family protein has protein sequence MKLASLKAGGRDGTLVVVSRDLTRAIPVPEIARTLQAALDGWTALAPRLEEAYRALNADPAAGRPFDPAEVSSPLPRAYQWADGSAYVNHVELVRKARGAEMPPSFWTDPLMYQGCSDGFLAPTDPIPAATEAWGIDFEAEIAVVTGDVPMGVPAEAAGGHIRLLMLVNDVSLRNLIPAELGKGFGFFQSKPASSFSPVAVTPDELGEAWDGGKLHRPLVTTLNGEAFGCPDAGVDMTFDFPTLIAHAAKTRNLAAGSIVGSGTVSNKLDGGPGKPVAAGGVGYSCLAELRMIETIEHGAPKTPFLRFGDRVRIELFDKDGASVFGAIDQQVVRYEGP, from the coding sequence ATGAAGCTGGCAAGTTTGAAGGCGGGTGGGCGCGACGGCACCCTGGTCGTGGTGTCGCGCGATCTGACCCGCGCCATCCCGGTGCCGGAGATCGCGCGCACCCTGCAGGCGGCGCTGGACGGCTGGACGGCGCTGGCGCCCAGGCTGGAGGAGGCCTATCGCGCCCTGAACGCCGATCCGGCGGCCGGTCGGCCCTTCGACCCGGCGGAGGTGTCGTCACCGCTGCCGCGCGCCTACCAGTGGGCGGACGGGTCGGCCTACGTCAACCATGTGGAACTGGTCCGCAAGGCGCGCGGGGCGGAGATGCCGCCCAGCTTCTGGACCGATCCGCTGATGTATCAGGGCTGTTCCGACGGCTTCCTGGCGCCGACCGACCCGATCCCGGCGGCGACCGAGGCCTGGGGCATCGATTTCGAGGCGGAGATCGCCGTTGTCACCGGCGACGTGCCGATGGGCGTCCCGGCGGAGGCGGCGGGCGGCCACATCCGGCTGCTGATGCTGGTCAACGACGTCAGCTTGCGCAACCTGATCCCGGCGGAGCTGGGCAAGGGCTTCGGCTTCTTCCAGTCCAAGCCGGCCTCCAGCTTCTCCCCCGTCGCGGTGACGCCGGACGAGCTGGGCGAGGCCTGGGACGGCGGCAAGCTGCACCGCCCGCTGGTGACGACGCTGAACGGCGAAGCCTTCGGCTGCCCGGATGCCGGGGTCGACATGACCTTCGATTTTCCGACGCTGATCGCGCACGCCGCCAAGACCCGCAATCTGGCGGCCGGCAGCATCGTCGGGTCGGGCACCGTGTCGAACAAGCTGGACGGCGGCCCCGGCAAGCCGGTCGCGGCCGGTGGCGTCGGCTACAGCTGCCTTGCCGAGTTGCGGATGATCGAGACCATCGAGCATGGCGCTCCGAAGACGCCCTTCCTGCGCTTCGGCGACCGGGTGCGGATCGAGCTGTTCGACAAGGACGGCGCCAGCGTGTTCGGCGCCATCGACCAGCAGGTGGTGCGGTACGAGGGACCGTAA
- a CDS encoding homogentisate 1,2-dioxygenase — MKNWISFPKVEGTASRQAHVRLPAGTYEREMGREGFFGPATQMHHAHPPTGWTSFDGPLRPRAFDLNHVDHMPDCPLEAPALMGNGATQVRMWRFKGKMDHLVRNADGDDLLFFHQGGGHLFCDYGHLEVREGDYVVLPRNTCWRLETDEAVMVLMVEATGDAYKLPHKGLVGTHAIFDPAVLDVPALDDAFQAQKHERETLVRVKRRGQLCAMTYPFNPLDAVGWHGDLAPVRLNWRDIRPLMSHRYHLPPSAHSTWIANGFVVCTFVPRPIESDPEALKLPYYHSNEDYDEVLFYHRGQFFSRDNIHPGMVTYHPSGFPHGPHPKAYEVAQKFERKETDEVAVMIDTRDPLDVYPAMEGVEWGGYADSWKAK; from the coding sequence ATGAAGAACTGGATTTCATTTCCGAAGGTCGAGGGAACCGCATCGCGCCAGGCCCATGTCCGGCTTCCCGCCGGCACCTACGAGCGCGAGATGGGGCGCGAGGGCTTCTTCGGCCCGGCGACCCAGATGCACCATGCCCACCCGCCCACCGGTTGGACCAGCTTCGACGGACCGTTGCGCCCGCGCGCCTTCGACCTGAACCATGTGGACCACATGCCCGACTGCCCCTTGGAGGCGCCGGCCCTGATGGGCAACGGCGCAACCCAGGTCCGGATGTGGCGCTTCAAGGGGAAGATGGACCACCTCGTCCGCAATGCCGACGGCGACGACCTGCTGTTCTTCCACCAGGGCGGCGGCCATCTGTTCTGCGACTACGGCCATCTGGAGGTGCGCGAGGGCGACTATGTCGTGTTGCCGCGCAACACCTGCTGGCGGCTGGAGACGGACGAGGCGGTGATGGTGCTGATGGTGGAGGCCACCGGCGACGCCTACAAGCTGCCGCACAAGGGGCTGGTCGGCACCCATGCCATCTTCGATCCGGCGGTGCTGGACGTCCCGGCGCTGGACGACGCCTTCCAGGCGCAGAAGCACGAGCGCGAAACCCTGGTCCGGGTGAAGAGGCGCGGGCAGCTCTGCGCCATGACCTATCCGTTCAACCCGCTGGACGCGGTGGGCTGGCACGGCGATCTGGCACCGGTGCGGCTGAACTGGCGCGACATCCGGCCGCTGATGAGCCACCGCTACCACCTGCCGCCCTCGGCGCACAGCACCTGGATCGCCAACGGCTTCGTCGTCTGCACCTTCGTGCCGCGACCCATCGAATCGGACCCGGAGGCGCTGAAGCTGCCCTACTACCACTCCAACGAGGATTACGACGAGGTGCTGTTCTATCACCGCGGCCAGTTCTTCTCGCGCGACAACATCCATCCGGGCATGGTGACCTACCACCCCTCGGGTTTCCCGCACGGGCCGCATCCGAAGGCCTACGAGGTGGCGCAGAAGTTCGAGCGCAAGGAGACCGACGAGGTCGCGGTGATGATCGACACCCGCGATCCGCTCGATGTCTATCCGGCGATGGAAGGCGTCGAATGGGGCGGCTACGCCGACAGCTGGAAGGCGAAATGA
- a CDS encoding MarR family winged helix-turn-helix transcriptional regulator: MPPTRRSRSASPNSTAALAEPPALHLTRFLPYRLSVLANTVSHTLAKLYEKRFGITIPEWRIIAVLGGGETMSAGEIAQRTAMDKVQVSRAISRMLESALILRESGDTDRRKALLTLTPKALAIYAEIVPMALTYEQEVTDALSIDERAQLDTLLSKLQARAEQLAARPAPVAAQSEPAEE, encoded by the coding sequence ATGCCGCCCACCCGCCGTTCCCGCTCCGCATCCCCCAACTCGACAGCCGCGCTTGCGGAGCCTCCGGCGCTACATCTGACGCGCTTCCTGCCCTACCGGCTGTCGGTTCTGGCCAACACGGTCAGCCACACGCTGGCCAAGCTGTATGAGAAGCGGTTCGGCATCACCATCCCGGAATGGCGGATCATCGCCGTGCTGGGCGGTGGCGAGACGATGAGCGCAGGCGAGATCGCGCAGCGCACGGCGATGGACAAGGTGCAGGTCAGCCGCGCCATCAGCCGCATGCTCGAGTCGGCGCTGATCCTGCGCGAATCGGGCGACACCGACCGGCGCAAGGCCCTGCTGACCCTGACGCCCAAGGCGCTGGCGATCTATGCCGAGATCGTGCCGATGGCCCTGACCTATGAGCAAGAGGTCACCGACGCCCTGTCGATCGACGAGCGCGCACAGCTCGACACGCTGTTGTCGAAGTTGCAGGCCCGCGCCGAACAGCTGGCCGCGCGCCCGGCTCCGGTCGCGGCGCAGTCGGAACCGGCGGAGGAGTAA
- a CDS encoding transferase hexapeptide repeat family protein, with protein MTAPVATPALPRPTVYAIDGVIPVIDPTAFVHPSAVLIGDVVVGPGCYVGPCASLRGDFGRILLRRGSNVQDNCTLHAFPGHDAIVEEDGHVGHGAVLHGCIVRRNALVGMNVVVMDGAEIGEESVVAAMAFIKAGFVVPPRTLVAGLPGKVVRDLRPDEIAWKSEGTDEYQRLSRRSLATMVACAPLEAEEPGRGRVDAGTGQPLHKVKGG; from the coding sequence ATGACCGCTCCCGTCGCCACCCCCGCCTTGCCGCGCCCGACCGTCTATGCCATCGACGGAGTCATTCCCGTCATCGATCCGACCGCCTTCGTCCATCCCTCCGCCGTGCTGATCGGCGACGTGGTGGTCGGGCCCGGCTGCTATGTCGGCCCCTGCGCCAGCCTGCGCGGCGATTTCGGCCGGATCCTGCTGCGCCGGGGCAGCAACGTGCAGGACAATTGCACGCTCCACGCCTTCCCCGGCCATGACGCCATCGTCGAGGAGGACGGGCATGTCGGCCATGGCGCGGTGCTGCATGGCTGCATCGTCCGCCGCAACGCGCTGGTCGGCATGAATGTGGTGGTGATGGACGGGGCGGAGATCGGCGAGGAGTCGGTGGTCGCCGCGATGGCCTTCATCAAGGCCGGCTTCGTCGTGCCGCCGCGCACGCTGGTCGCCGGGTTGCCGGGAAAAGTCGTGCGCGACCTGCGGCCGGACGAGATCGCCTGGAAGTCGGAGGGGACCGACGAGTACCAGCGACTGTCCCGTCGCTCACTCGCCACCATGGTCGCCTGCGCGCCGCTGGAGGCGGAGGAACCCGGCCGGGGCCGCGTCGATGCCGGCACCGGCCAGCCGCTGCACAAGGTGAAGGGAGGGTGA
- a CDS encoding FAD-dependent oxidoreductase, with product MHATFSYPKYSFTPSDEQRTGAVRRHPVVIVGAGPVGLTAALDFARKGVPVVVLDAEDTVSVGSRAVCYAKRALEVWDRLGVGQRMIDKGVVWKIGKVFNGDRMVYQFDLLPEPDHKIPAFINLQQYYLEDFLVTEARKSDLIDLRWLSRVISAKQETDHAVLQVETPDGVHPVEADWVIACDGAKSSVRKMLGLEFQGEVFKDRFLIADVVMKADFPAERWFWFDPPFHRKQSALLHMQPDNVWRLDFQLGWDADPEEEKKPERVIPRVQAMLGADTPFELEWVSVYTFQCRRLERFRHGRILFAGDSAHQVSPFGARGANSGVPDADNLVWKLALVLDGKAPDSLLDSYSDERVAAAKENILNSTRSTDFITPKSDISRVFRDAVLELAVDQPFARSLVNSGRLSTPTTYSDSPLNTPDADVFAGRMVPGAPATDAPVEREGQPGWLMEALDGRFIVLYAAGNGVVPAEVAEALDALAAGPLPLAWHAVTERRRGIAGELVDSAGRLRERYDLTPGSLYLIRPDQHIAARWRRFDAAALSAALDRATGR from the coding sequence ATGCACGCGACCTTCAGCTATCCCAAATACAGCTTCACACCCTCCGACGAACAGCGCACCGGCGCCGTCCGGCGCCATCCGGTGGTGATCGTCGGCGCCGGCCCGGTCGGGCTGACCGCAGCCCTCGACTTCGCCCGCAAGGGCGTGCCGGTGGTGGTGCTCGATGCCGAGGACACCGTCAGCGTCGGCAGCCGCGCCGTCTGCTATGCCAAGCGGGCGCTGGAGGTGTGGGACCGGCTGGGCGTCGGCCAGCGCATGATCGACAAGGGCGTCGTCTGGAAGATCGGCAAGGTCTTCAACGGTGACCGCATGGTCTACCAGTTCGATCTGTTGCCCGAGCCGGACCACAAGATCCCCGCCTTCATCAACCTCCAGCAATATTACCTGGAGGATTTCCTGGTCACGGAAGCGCGCAAGAGCGACCTGATCGATCTGCGCTGGCTGTCGCGCGTCATCTCGGCCAAGCAGGAGACCGACCATGCCGTGCTGCAGGTCGAGACACCCGACGGCGTCCACCCGGTCGAGGCAGATTGGGTCATCGCCTGCGACGGCGCCAAGTCGTCGGTGCGCAAGATGCTGGGCCTGGAGTTCCAGGGCGAGGTGTTCAAGGACCGCTTCCTGATCGCCGACGTGGTGATGAAGGCGGATTTCCCGGCCGAACGCTGGTTCTGGTTCGATCCGCCCTTCCACCGCAAGCAGTCGGCCCTGCTGCACATGCAGCCCGACAATGTCTGGCGCCTGGATTTCCAGCTGGGTTGGGACGCCGACCCGGAGGAGGAGAAGAAGCCGGAGCGCGTCATCCCGCGCGTCCAGGCGATGCTGGGCGCCGACACGCCGTTCGAGCTGGAATGGGTGTCGGTCTACACCTTCCAGTGCCGCCGGCTGGAGCGGTTCCGCCATGGCCGCATCCTGTTCGCCGGCGATTCGGCCCATCAGGTCTCGCCCTTCGGCGCGCGCGGCGCCAACAGCGGCGTGCCCGACGCCGACAATCTGGTGTGGAAGCTGGCGCTGGTGCTGGACGGCAAGGCACCCGACTCGCTGCTGGACAGCTACAGCGACGAACGGGTGGCGGCTGCGAAGGAGAACATCCTGAACTCGACCCGCTCCACCGACTTCATCACGCCGAAAAGCGATATAAGCCGCGTCTTCCGCGACGCCGTGCTGGAACTGGCGGTCGACCAGCCCTTCGCCCGTTCGCTGGTCAATTCCGGCCGGCTGTCCACCCCGACCACCTACAGCGACAGCCCGCTGAACACGCCGGACGCCGACGTCTTCGCCGGACGGATGGTGCCGGGCGCGCCGGCCACCGACGCACCGGTGGAACGCGAGGGCCAGCCCGGCTGGCTGATGGAGGCGCTGGACGGCCGTTTCATCGTGCTCTACGCCGCAGGTAACGGCGTGGTTCCGGCCGAGGTGGCGGAGGCGCTGGACGCTCTTGCCGCCGGGCCACTGCCGCTGGCATGGCATGCGGTGACCGAGCGGCGCCGCGGCATCGCCGGGGAACTGGTGGACAGCGCCGGCCGCCTGCGCGAGCGCTACGACCTGACCCCCGGCAGCCTCTATCTGATCCGTCCCGATCAGCACATCGCCGCCCGCTGGCGCCGCTTCGACGCCGCAGCCCTGTCCGCCGCGCTGGACCGCGCGACGGGCCGCTGA
- a CDS encoding DUF2783 domain-containing protein, with the protein MAELMTEQRFASPDDAYQLLIDSHRDLTPDQSTRLNAKLILLLANHIGDPEVLAEALRVARQGVE; encoded by the coding sequence ATGGCCGAACTGATGACCGAGCAGCGCTTCGCCAGCCCGGACGATGCCTATCAACTGCTGATCGACAGCCACCGCGACCTGACTCCCGACCAGAGCACCCGCCTGAACGCCAAGCTGATCCTGCTGCTCGCCAACCATATCGGCGACCCGGAGGTGCTGGCGGAAGCGCTGCGGGTGGCGCGGCAGGGGGTGGAGTGA